The genomic segment AAAGATTAGAAAAATCTGAAACGattattttttccccagttttgttaaattaccaATATCTAGTAGAATTATagtaaaaaatactaaataatgttttttttaaaaaccaaacaggttcaaattgtaaataatatccacattaaaaataaatacaataaataaaaagatataaaaaatatttacaggtgaacattttccactttttttttgatgatttacaGGTAATTTACACACTGATTAAGTCTGTAAATTACccaaaaaggtgaaaaatgtcCACCTGTGTAAAGACCACACCAAAGCATCCTGTCTTCCAGGCTCTGGGTGTGAGCAGCAGGCGGCTGCTGGACTGTGCAGCTGAACGGGCTCGTGTCCTGGAGCTGCTGCCTCACAGCGGCTCTGCTGGAGGATACGGCACCACCGCTCAGACCTCCACCAAAACAGACCCCATCGGACCCTTTACACCAGGTACGCTCTGCACAACAGGCCAGGACAAACTGCACAGGACAACAGAGAAGGAGAGTTCATTTTACAAACATCAAACAGAGCATTACTGAAAATGCTGGCTTCAAACCACAAATTTTTCAAATACatcccctttaaaaaaaactcaaaattaacacaaaacagtGGATCcaaattaaaaacatcagtCTGTATAGAGCATAAAACTGAAGAAGTGAAGCTTACTGTAGGGTCCCATATGTCTTTTCAGGGCTAATGCCGAATATTTATATATTCATGTTATTTGGAACTGGTATACATTTGtagttttctctctttctagtcatggctgtgttgtttccatagagacgcacaactttattttgcagtaaaaaaaatgagccaacagtgagaacaaaaataagcaaaaaaaaagctcagaaaGCGAGTTCAGAGAGTTCAATTCAGGGACAGGAGTTCAGGTTGTTGTAGGATGGTTCCTACTTGGGTTAATCTCACAGTTCTCATGTGTTCTTGCAGAGTGTAAACAGGTTTTAGAGTCATCTGCTCAGACAGTAAAGCAGTCACAGCTGCTGAGGGAGAACATCAGACAGATGCTAACCGGCGCCATCAGCAGGCAGAAAGCTGCTCATCGCTCCGTCAACGATGGCCTGGTGAAGAAAATTGCAGAGACAGTCAGTCTGCAGGTAAAGATGCACCGTGTTAAACATCTTTCATTCAGAAATACCTTTAAATATCACAGCAATAAAATACTATTTCATTCTGTCTGGTGCAGCAAAATCTGACGGTGACGTCTGCGGCTGTCAGACAGGCCGTGTTTCGCAAGCAGAGAGAAATTAACTGTATTCGTCACAGCCACGACAGAGCACAGGTTAGAGTGAGAGCAGAGCCATTATTAAAGCTTCAGTGACATGTGTAGCtgttaatttttgcattttattttgctttcagGGTCCAGAGTACAGCGGAGACATGCTGTCCAGAGAGAAGCTCAACAGGCCTGTGGTGCAGGTTTACCAGAGACATCCGGGGACGCAGTTACCTGAGGCTGCTCAGCTCATTCAGGTGATCACTGTTTCCAAATCTACACACGTTAAAATAAAACGTTAATCAAATCTTCTTCTCCAGGCCTTCAACGCAGCAACCTGCAAATGTACAGAtgtattattacattatttgtTGATCCAACTGCTCTACGTGCCTTAAGTTGCCCACAGGAGACAAATAAAGTTAGTTAGTTACAGCAGATAAAACGAGCTCACACTCACTCCTCAGCACACAACAACCTGCATGAAtctacaacagaagtgagtacaccgCTGTGCAATGTCACCCAAATgccaaatgatttaaaattgtcTCACCTTagagtaatcagattacttctaaGTTGAACAGTAGGTATCTGCTCTTACATGAAATTAAAAACCAGCAATTTAGAGTGactgtattaaaaatacagGCTCCTCAGTAAgaactcagtgcaacaaaagtcagtcCACCTTCCAGGAATGAGACTCGCTtgtccacctttatttctgATGACAGATTTAATCCTCCTCACCACACAggaaagcatccatccatccattctctatacaccgctttatcctcactagggtcacggggggctggagtctatcccagctgactcgggcgaaggcaggggacaccctggacaggtcaccagtctgtcacagggctacatatacagatgaacaatcacactcacggacaatttagagtaatcaattaacctcagcatatttttggactgtgggaggaagccagagtatgtggagaaaacccacacatgcacagggagaacatgcaaactccatgcagaaagatcccaggcccaggtcgggatttgaaccggggatcttcttgctgcaaggcaaaagtgctaaccactacgcccactgtgcagctcacACAGGAAACCAAATTTCTGAATTTTTCAGCTactctttgctggaggggttgttgtttctttttaaaatactcCAAAGATGTTCTGTTGGATTCAGATCATGCTGTCTTGCTCTTCTGCAGAAACTCCTCGGTGACTTTGTGCTTTGGATGCTGAAAAATTCCTTTTCTGCGTGTAAGCCAGTATTTTAGTTTATCCACATCCATGCTGCATGTCTAAATGtcaccttttgcactcatgcagccccatacCATCACcctcccacctctgtgcttcactgtcaggtcTATGagttcactgtggtagtcctgatCAGGTTCAGACAAAAACATCCGACTCCGTCTGACCCCAACAAATGCATTTTATCCAACCAAAGAATGTGTTCCCAACATTCACTAGCTTCCTTTTGTATTTTGTTCTATGTCCATAGAGgatagttcactgtctgtggagtcgtTTTAGGATAATGacctctgcagctctgattagtggtactgtggctccttctacacctcctgattgcTGCTGCGGCTGTGATTTTTAGTTGGTCACTGATATTCCTGTGcccttttccatctttgcaaAGTCTCACAATGTGATATTTTAGTTCCCTTGTTCAACTCTTTTCCATGtgaagccatgatgcagacatgcagatagacacTGCTCATAGGTCCCAAACTGAGAAGATTCTGGTGTTTACAGTTTAATTTAGACTGACTGGAAATAACAGGAGGACTCAGTTTAGcttcagtgatcacaggtggATTCACTCTTGTTGCATTAAGTTCCTCGTTTTGGGGCCTGAATTTTCAAAAAGCATATGTATTTGAGTGTTCATACAAAGAAATACTTTACTGTTCAACTCAGAAATACTACTTAGGTGATATTGCACATGGACGTACTTACTTTTGGTGTATACTGTGAACCAAACCATCTTGTGAATTAATTTTGCtgatatataaaatacaatatgaCCTGAAAACAGAAGTATTTCCACTGGGGCTTTAAACTTATAGTAAAGGGTAGCTCTTTCTAATGATCCTGTGCATAtaagacatgaaaacaacaacaaacacaacacttcATATTTACATAGAGCGGCAGATGTTCACACGTGTACAAAAAAAGCAGCCCGTGGTTTAACACCAACCCCGCCGCTTGAGTGTGAAACAAACTAAACCAGGGTTAGATGCGTTTCCTGTGTGTCTTTCAGGGCAGCGTGTTGCTGAGGCGACACCGACAGGCCTCTGAGGGCGAGCTGGCGAGGCTGCAGCACACctgtctgcagctgctggacGACCTGCACGgcaagacagcagcagctcaggtggACGCAGCCGTCATCCGCATGAGGCGCCGGCAGGTCGACAGGAGAGCCATGCCCACTTTCCTCCAGCAAGGGGGGCTATGAAGCCAGCTCCCTTAAGCTCCCTCTGCCTGGGGttcagaggagctgcagcaagCCAGCCAGTCCTGAGAAAGGACAGTGTTCATTTCAATGTGCGGTGAGAAACAGGCTGGGGCCATGTGCAAAATTAAATCTCACGTTAAAGCCAAAAGTATATGGACACCTCTATTGTTCATGTGCACTGTTTTACATAGTTCTCACTGTGTGTTCTGTCCTGTGCTCAGCTGATCTTTGCTGGAGAGGTTGTGTTGCTCgactttctctttaaaatacccaaAAGGTGTTTTATTGGATTCAGATCAGGCTGCATGCTTGTCCAGGTTGAAGATTTCACCTGTGtgaaactcttgtgtgatttttatgCTTTGGATGGTTTTCACTGGACTATTCCTCTTCTTCAAGCTGCTACAGACTGGAAGTCATCTTGTCAGACAGTATTTGATATATTCACAGACGTGCATCCATAAATGTCATGACGTGCAAAATTAATCTCATTTTAAGGTCAAAAGTTTATGGTCACCTCTGTTTTCATgtgtgctgttgttgttcatGGCTCTCGCTGTTCCTTTTAGTTTGAGTTCAATTTTGGTGCTAAAGTGTATTTATTTAAGGCGGCAGTGTGCTTCTAGAAAAACGTTCTGTTTCAGATACTGTTATGCATAAACTAATTTAGTTTTGGTGTGGAAAAACTAATCTGGTCTGGCTTCAGttcaattcatccatccattatctgtacaccgctttatcctcatttggggggggggggggggggggggggggcagggggctggagtctgcaGCTGACGTAGGAAGAAGGCAGGGAGCacccagtctatcacagggctgcatatagagacaaacaagcacattcacacctacagtttagaattatcagttaacctcagcatggttttggactgtgggaggaagagaatatgcaaactccacacagaaagatcgcAGGCCCAGGCAGGgatgcaaactggggatcttctatctgtgaggcgacagtgctaaccactgggGCACTGTGCAGCTCTCAATTcaataacattttatttatatagcgcaaATTCACAACACATGTCATCTCACAATGCTTAACATAGTAAGGAACAGACcttacaaattttaaacagagaacagaaaacccaacaagcTAAAGctgcctttggattccctgcGAGCAAGCAGTCAGTTACAGTgggaaggaacaaaaaaaaaacctaaagtAGGGAGggggaaataaaaaataattctggCAGAACTAGGCTCAGGGAAGGGGGCCATCTGCCTCAACTGGTTGGGGTGAAAGAGTCCACATCCTGTATTATATACAACCTTTATTTATTCTGGTCAGCTCATCAAGATTTTGTTTTCAAGAGACCCGAGTACAGCAGCAGAATTACACAGAGCTCCGGATGTCTTCTAATCCAAAAATTTAAAGACCATCTTTGATGAAAtccatttttttgctttaacttctgcatatggtgttttttttttttaggcaagTAAGGCACATGATGAGTGAACTAATCAGTCAATCAGCATGTCTACTGATGACAGCCCCAAAAGCACAGATTTAGACTTTTGGAGTTTCATACAGAACACAGCTAAAGAACCTGTCGACTGATTTTCTCCAATATAACAACTTGTGATTGTGCAGCTTTGTGTAGTTTTACAGTTGAAGGTGAGCAgctgtgctcgagctgcagcgaGTGATGGGTGGAGAGAGGAGGGATTTTATACATCGTACATGTAGAGACTTATATCTAAGAGATTTAAAGACAGGTGGGGATTCTTTTCATGCAAAAGCTCTTTAATACTTTAGAAGAAGTGAGTTTTTAGGGACTTAAATGACTGGAGATGAATTTGAAATTCAAACAGTTGTTAAAGACTGTTAATGTCCCTTTAATGTCTTTATATGGGAGAAAGTGGAGCATTTTCTCACAGGGTATAAAACATCAGCCTGGGATCTGGCTTTGTAGACAGAAATTTTCTAATTTGAGAAAAGAACAGTCAATCATTCTActgaacatgaaaaaaattaataaaatgttaaaataggaaaaaagaaattatacTAAAATTACATGTTGAAATTTAAACTCAGTCAGGTAAAGCTAGACTTAAAGGTAAGTTTTAAGTTTTCTTTGAAAGGCATTTACAGAGATGAGATGCGACACAGATGAGCCCTAATTCATTCATACTGATGTCAATTTTTGAtttataatgtatttttatttgacctacaggtttcttctggctggaaatgacataaataagcaATAAAGAAAGAATTACAGCATGTTAgagatgttttctctttttttgttaccatttctctgttgttgttgtttttttaactaaaatgCTAAATACATAATCTTTCTCAGTAATCAAAATTAAAGCCTTTATTGTCGGAATTCTTTGAATGCTTCTTGGTCTCTACCATACCTGTCAGTGCAGGTGTGTAGAAGCTGCATTATCTCAAAAACTGGCTTTAATTTCaaggggtatgaataatttcagaCATGACAGGTACTGTGAACATGTTTAAGATAACACAGGAATTGTTCAGATGTATCTTTCACATCTCAAACATTGTGTTTTATGACCTTTTGtcgctattttttttttatttccagctGGAAGGAACCTGTTGAtcgaagaaaaaaaatgactataaatCACAGTTTGTCATGAGTAACAATGATTCTGATGTTTAGCTGTAGCCTGCACTGGTGAACGATTGAGTTGTGGCTGAAACACTGTGGAAGGCGAACACTTGTTGCTGATGTAGCTTCAGACTGCTGTCTTATTTTCCTCATACGTTCAGCAATGCAGTGTTAGTTTCTGCGCTGAGCTGTGGTTGAacgttttctcttttctttcctttgtgcTCTAgtattttaaacattaaagctccaagtttaaaaaaaaaactcttctgtCTAGTTTGGCTGCTTTTACTGCAATAAAATGTGACTACTTCATATGGCTGAAAACCAAAACACTCTAAAGCATCAGAGTCCTCCTTTAAAAGTCATGTTTTTCATAAAGTCATAAACTGTGAGCGCTCAGTTGTCTTGTCATGGGACTGCAGGTCATTTGACGGCAAACTTAACGTCTTTCATTAGGAAACGAGACATGATTCAATAAACCTGCCCTGCTTTACCTACACACAGTCCACGTATTCATGACGTTCTTAAAAAGTGGCCCTTCTTTCAGAGATTTGAACCTGAACTGGGGCAAAGTTTCCTCACAAAGTTCTGCTAATTGCTTTAACTCTGAAAGAAGCTTTTCTCTCCGGGACAGCGACCAGCTGCAAAGTCGTGGCTAGAACCGGTGCTCTAACAGCCTAACTGAATCATAAGTCCTGGGCTGTGGAGGTAATTAGCAGAATATCAAGCGAGAGCAGAAGACGTTTACCTTCACATGTGTGCAGCTCCTTCAGCCGAGGAACACGAGATGATCTCAGGATGAAAAGAGAGGATTTGTAGTAGAAAATACAGCGAAAGAGTCGACCTGCCGTAAGATTTCCACAACACCGTCAGTAATGTGGAAGCTGCTGAGTCCTCTGCTTCTGCTGTGTTTGCTTCCAGCTGTGGGTGAGTGAACAAAAcagatgtgtgtttctgttagTGTGCATGAATGGACAATGCATGTTCGCTGCTGCAGACAGAAATATGAGTTTGGGAGCAACAGCTGACATTAGGGGACTTGTTTCATACTATTTTCtctattaaaaatcaaactGTCAGAATTAACGAGTAAATGCATAGATGTCTGTCAATTAAGGCAGCACAGATTTATTACCTTTATAGGCTGATCTTACTAGTCATGTCCCAAGAAGTCGATTTGAAGCAGGAAAAGTtagaaaatgccagaaaatagtGAAACGAACAATCCATAGTCAAAGACATTTaatctacagccatggccataagtttggacacaagtaccatgacgcttgtgaatcttagaaaataccacaaaattgtcacttacaatacagtacacaactcctgagaactatattaagtttcatattttaaaaaaaacatcaaaagagtttggtgtcattttgttattcttaccaaattcggttgtgaaagtactgcatttttttttgttattttcttctaatattatgttttgggaacaaagttgttccaattgttggaatttattgataatattatatccctttttgatttgttgactaattaaactggtgctgtcaaaaaatattagttatgt from the Acanthochromis polyacanthus isolate Apoly-LR-REF ecotype Palm Island chromosome 12, KAUST_Apoly_ChrSc, whole genome shotgun sequence genome contains:
- the ccdc105 gene encoding coiled-coil domain-containing protein 105; this translates as MQVQSVPLGTVTIGPRSWSDGTVRSIRRAEGLVRQTRAGWSACSRPRSCSAAAGSSPEDAAETDADKKRAQECGQSRDSVRNNKMSRPQTTGVTFPAGSQRTSGVLFPSSSLREQCAGSSAAVAVDYMRRVREVEVQLRRQAGKVTEEGVRLQRERGHVEKMLLSIRTSLTVNRRSSEERTRRPQTAETESDGADYLLLCEKRELAELKQNLEGVLGTTLTQLQALGVSSRRLLDCAAERARVLELLPHSGSAGGYGTTAQTSTKTDPIGPFTPECKQVLESSAQTVKQSQLLRENIRQMLTGAISRQKAAHRSVNDGLVKKIAETVSLQQNLTVTSAAVRQAVFRKQREINCIRHSHDRAQGPEYSGDMLSREKLNRPVVQVYQRHPGTQLPEAAQLIQGSVLLRRHRQASEGELARLQHTCLQLLDDLHGKTAAAQVDAAVIRMRRRQVDRRAMPTFLQQGGL